The DNA region GAGGGATTTTAATGGAAAACAATGAAAAAATATTAAATAATCTGCTTCAAAGAGTTGAATTAACAGAGGGTGCCATGGAGGAACTTGTGATAGTATTGCAGACTTTAAATAAGATATTCACTGAAAAGGGTATATATGATATAGATAAATTCCATGCTCTTATGGAAGAAGTTGCAAAAGATGAAAAGACTAATTTTAGATATAGGGATAATATAAATAAAGTTAAGGAAAGCTTTAAGGAAAGTGAAAAATAGCGATTTAAAATAATTTTAATGTGAACTAAAAAAGTAATTTAAGTATAGAAAAACACTGATTAGGGCTTTGAAAGTAAGTCTTGATCGGTGTTTTTGAATAAAGTCGTTGAGATATTACAATATAAACTTTCAGATGATACAGTGTAAAAAATAAATGCTATAGTACTATAAGATAGTTTTTTCAATAAGGACAAATGAATTTAGAAATTAATATAAAAATTTGTATTGAAAAAACTAATACTATTAGTTATAATAAAACTAAGGACATTAGTATAATAACTAATCATATTAGTTATTATTATATTAATTTATTATTAAAAAAAAGGTGAGGAGATGATATCATGCGAATTATTCATGAAAAAACAGTTTATCAATTGACATTTTTACCACATTTGTTTCCTGTTAATTGTTATTTTGTGGAGGAAGAAGATGGATTAACTTTGATTGATGCTGCACTACCTTATAGCTGGAAGAAAATAATAGAGGCTGCGGATAGTATCGGGAAAAAAATTACAAAGATTATTTTGACTCATGCACACGAGGATCATGTAGGCTCTTTAGATGCACTGAAAAAAGCCATCCCGGATATTCCTATATATATTTCAAAGCGCGATGCTAAGTTGATGACTGGAGATTGCACATTAGAATTGAATGAACCGAATTTGCCGATACGTGGAGCAGTACCAAAAAAACTTAAGACACGAGCAAATATTTTACTCAAAGAGGGGGATAAAATTGGTTCACTGATTGCTATATCAGCACAAGGACATACTCCTGGGTCCATGGCGTTTTTAGATACGCGCAATAATTCCTTAATAGCTGGAGATGCATTTCAAACAAGAGGAGGTATAGCTGTAGCAGGACAACTTCGACTATGGTTTCCGTTTCCTGCAATGGCAACATGGAATAAGCAAGCAGCACTAGAGAGTGCACGAAAACTCAGAGGATATTTTCCTTCATTACTTGCTGCTGGTCACGGACCAATGCTAAAACAGCCAGTAACTGCTATGGATGGTGCCATTGCTAGAGCTGAACAAAATTTAGAAAATACAAAATAGTAGAGGAAGATGATAATATGTCTCCAAGAATGGGAGTTGATTTGTCTGCAATTTTGAAAGTTGCAGTAGAAATTGCAGATACAAAGGGCATGGATGAAGTAACATTAGCTTTAGTAGCTAAAAAACTGCATATTCGCACTCCATCCTTATATAATCATATAAATGGATTGAAAGACTTGCGAAAAAAATTGGCCATTTATGGTATGGAACAATTTTATAAC from Clostridium pasteurianum BC1 includes:
- a CDS encoding MBL fold metallo-hydrolase, whose translation is MRIIHEKTVYQLTFLPHLFPVNCYFVEEEDGLTLIDAALPYSWKKIIEAADSIGKKITKIILTHAHEDHVGSLDALKKAIPDIPIYISKRDAKLMTGDCTLELNEPNLPIRGAVPKKLKTRANILLKEGDKIGSLIAISAQGHTPGSMAFLDTRNNSLIAGDAFQTRGGIAVAGQLRLWFPFPAMATWNKQAALESARKLRGYFPSLLAAGHGPMLKQPVTAMDGAIARAEQNLENTK